A region of Brevundimonas sp. NIBR10 DNA encodes the following proteins:
- a CDS encoding succinate dehydrogenase iron-sulfur subunit, with the protein MVQLTLPRGSKPSKGKVYPAPAGAKNVKTYKVYRYDPNVNADPTWDEYQVSSDDHGPMLLDALIHIKNEIDPTLSFRRSCREGICGSCSMNIDGRNTLACTKGWDECSSSTIAIAPLPHQAVVKDLVTDLTLFYAQYDSIKPYLQSDDEDPTTERLQSPEDRAKLDGLYECILCACCSTSCPSYWWNQTEYLGPAALLQSYRWISDSRDDKTQERLDDLEDPFKLYRCHTIMNCAQVCPKGLNPAKAIAETKKLMVAPGRKKQAA; encoded by the coding sequence ATGGTTCAACTCACCCTCCCGCGCGGTTCCAAGCCCAGCAAGGGCAAGGTCTATCCGGCTCCGGCCGGCGCGAAGAACGTCAAGACCTACAAGGTCTATCGCTACGATCCGAACGTGAACGCCGACCCGACCTGGGACGAATACCAGGTCTCGTCCGACGACCACGGGCCGATGCTGCTGGACGCCCTGATCCACATCAAGAACGAGATCGACCCGACCCTGTCGTTCCGGCGTTCGTGCCGCGAGGGCATCTGCGGCTCCTGTTCGATGAACATCGACGGGCGCAACACCCTGGCCTGCACCAAGGGCTGGGACGAATGCTCGTCTTCGACCATCGCCATCGCCCCCCTGCCCCACCAGGCCGTGGTCAAGGACCTGGTCACCGACCTGACGCTGTTCTACGCCCAGTACGACTCGATCAAGCCGTACCTGCAATCCGACGACGAGGACCCGACCACCGAGCGGCTCCAGTCGCCTGAGGACCGGGCCAAGCTGGACGGCCTGTACGAGTGCATCCTGTGCGCCTGCTGCTCGACCTCCTGCCCCAGCTACTGGTGGAACCAGACCGAGTACCTGGGGCCGGCGGCGCTGTTGCAGTCGTATCGCTGGATCTCCGACAGTCGCGACGACAAGACCCAGGAGCGGCTCGACGACCTCGAGGACCCGTTCAAGCTCTATCGCTGCCACACCATCATGAACTGCGCCCAGGTCTGCCCCAAGGGCCTGAACCCCGCCAAGGCCATCGCTGAAACCAAGAAGCTGATGGTCGCCCCGGGTCGGAAGAAGCAGGCGGCGTAG
- the sdhC gene encoding succinate dehydrogenase, cytochrome b556 subunit, with protein sequence MTSSNDPTDAQTGRLVLQPNGRPRPLSPHLQVWRWHVTMTASILFRVTIGAATVAAAILVAGLGALAYGPDAYATALGLMGSPLGLLVGFGLTVVLFSLLLNGGRHLINDAGQGLTIAPANLLSNIAVWGPVPLAVLFWILLFASGRVSL encoded by the coding sequence ATGACGAGCTCGAACGACCCTACCGACGCCCAGACCGGTCGTCTTGTCCTTCAGCCCAACGGCCGCCCCCGCCCCCTCTCGCCGCATCTTCAGGTCTGGCGCTGGCACGTCACCATGACGGCCTCGATCCTGTTCCGCGTCACGATCGGGGCTGCGACCGTCGCCGCCGCGATTCTGGTGGCCGGTCTCGGAGCGCTCGCTTACGGTCCCGACGCCTATGCAACGGCCCTGGGCCTGATGGGATCGCCGCTGGGCCTGCTGGTCGGGTTCGGCCTGACGGTGGTGCTGTTTTCCCTGCTGCTGAACGGCGGGCGCCACCTCATCAACGACGCCGGCCAAGGCCTGACGATCGCGCCGGCCAATCTGTTGTCCAACATCGCCGTCTGGGGCCCCGTGCCGCTGGCGGTGCTGTTCTGGATCCTGTTGTTCGCCTCGGGGAGGGTGTCGCTGTGA
- the sdhA gene encoding succinate dehydrogenase flavoprotein subunit: MADYNLIDHEYDVVVVGAGGSGLRAALGAAQQGLKVACVTKVFPTRSHTVAAQGGISASLGNMGEDSWKWHMYDTVKGSDWLGDQDAIEYLVREAPKAVYELEHWGVPFSRTDEGKIYQRAFGGMTRNYGEGPVQRTCAAADRTGHAILHTLYGQSVRREVEFFIEYFALDLIMQDGACTGVTAWKLDDGTIHQFRAKLVILATGGYGRAYFSATSAHTCTGDGNAMVLRAGLPLQDMEFVQFHPTGIYGSGCLITEGARGEGGYLTNSEGERFMERYAPSAKDLASRDVVSRSMTMEIREGRGVGPKKDHIFLHLDHLDPKILHQRLPGISESAKIFAGVDVTKQPIPVIPTVHYNMGGIPTNYHGEVLTKVGDNADTVVPGLMAVGEAACVSVHGANRLGSNSLTDLVVFGRAAGLRAGEVVDKAAPVPAAPASATAPHLARLDKFRNASGTHSTAKLRNEMQHAMQSDAAVFRTGETLNEGVAKLRDIHTRSADIKTTDRGLIWNTDLVEALEYDNLIDQALVTIESAANREESRGAHAREDFPDRHDEQWMKHTLAWRKPGEGVTIDYRPVHTYTMSADIEYIKPKARVY; the protein is encoded by the coding sequence ATGGCTGACTACAATCTGATCGATCACGAATACGATGTCGTCGTCGTGGGTGCCGGGGGCTCGGGCCTTCGTGCCGCGCTCGGCGCCGCCCAGCAGGGCCTCAAGGTCGCCTGCGTGACCAAGGTCTTCCCAACCCGCTCCCACACGGTGGCGGCGCAAGGCGGCATCTCCGCCTCGCTCGGCAACATGGGCGAGGATTCGTGGAAATGGCACATGTACGACACCGTCAAGGGGTCGGACTGGCTGGGCGACCAGGACGCCATCGAATACCTGGTCCGCGAGGCGCCCAAGGCCGTCTATGAGTTGGAACACTGGGGCGTGCCCTTCTCGCGTACCGACGAGGGAAAGATCTATCAGCGCGCCTTCGGCGGCATGACCCGCAACTACGGCGAAGGCCCGGTCCAGCGCACCTGCGCCGCCGCCGACCGCACTGGTCACGCCATCCTGCACACCCTGTACGGCCAGTCGGTGCGTCGCGAGGTCGAGTTCTTCATCGAGTATTTCGCGCTCGACCTGATCATGCAGGACGGGGCCTGCACGGGCGTCACCGCCTGGAAGCTCGACGACGGCACCATCCACCAGTTCCGCGCCAAGCTGGTGATCCTGGCCACCGGCGGTTACGGCCGCGCCTACTTCTCGGCCACCTCGGCCCACACCTGCACCGGCGACGGCAATGCCATGGTGCTGCGCGCCGGCCTGCCGCTCCAGGACATGGAGTTCGTCCAGTTCCACCCGACCGGCATCTACGGCTCGGGTTGTCTGATCACCGAGGGCGCGCGGGGCGAGGGCGGCTATCTGACCAACTCCGAAGGCGAGCGGTTCATGGAACGCTACGCCCCCTCGGCCAAGGACCTGGCGTCGCGCGACGTCGTCAGCCGCTCCATGACCATGGAGATCCGTGAAGGTCGCGGTGTGGGGCCGAAGAAGGACCACATCTTCCTGCACCTGGATCACCTCGATCCGAAGATCCTGCACCAGCGCCTGCCGGGCATCTCTGAAAGCGCCAAGATCTTCGCCGGCGTCGACGTGACCAAGCAGCCGATCCCGGTCATCCCGACGGTCCACTACAATATGGGCGGCATCCCGACGAACTATCACGGCGAGGTCCTGACCAAGGTCGGCGACAATGCCGATACCGTGGTGCCCGGCCTGATGGCTGTGGGCGAGGCGGCCTGCGTGTCCGTGCACGGCGCCAACCGCCTGGGCTCCAACAGCCTGACCGACCTGGTCGTGTTCGGCCGCGCCGCCGGCCTTCGTGCCGGTGAGGTGGTGGACAAGGCCGCGCCGGTGCCTGCCGCCCCGGCCTCGGCCACCGCCCCGCACCTGGCCCGCCTCGACAAGTTCCGGAACGCCTCGGGCACCCACTCCACCGCCAAGCTGCGCAACGAGATGCAGCACGCGATGCAGTCGGACGCCGCCGTGTTCCGCACGGGCGAGACCCTGAACGAGGGCGTCGCCAAACTGCGCGACATCCACACCCGTTCAGCCGACATCAAGACCACCGATCGCGGCCTGATCTGGAACACCGACCTGGTCGAGGCTCTGGAATACGACAACCTGATCGACCAGGCCCTGGTCACGATCGAGAGCGCGGCCAACCGCGAGGAAAGCCGCGGCGCCCACGCCCGCGAGGATTTCCCGGACCGTCATGACGAGCAGTGGATGAAGCACACCCTGGCCTGGCGCAAACCCGGCGAGGGGGTCACGATCGACTACCGTCCCGTCCACACCTACACGATGTCCGCCGACATCGAGTACATCAAGCCCAAGGCGAGGGTTTACTGA
- a CDS encoding prolyl oligopeptidase family serine peptidase yields the protein MRSGTKAILSIAAISCLATTALAQSRPPHMPTDLSPAGVRAADDHLALEEVEGAEALAFVASENEKSLATLTGDPRYETFRQQAFDILSATDRTPSPTFLGDGIGNFWQDAEHPKGIWRRTTLASYRTATPEWETLLDIDALSAAEGKDWVWKGANCLAPQETRCLISLSDGGKDAVVVREFDTVAKGFVTNNGFVLPEGKHRIAWLDRGTLLVATDFGLEDGKPTLTESGYPFIVKGLRRGGTLADAGEMFRGAATDGGYGVSPAVYRDGEGNILGVLVNRPLDTYRAETWMLDGSNMIKLVLPERISIQGMIDKRLVFTLDEDWTRREGQKRTAGSLLAVTLNTLRPPTRTGDLFISTEADVVFTPNARQSIEDVAVTDEKIVAVVNDNVKGRIIAFNNNATRPWTSTLLPAADNAAVHLGDVARKSGQVFYTFEGFLTPSTLALADLTAATADRIKVSPARFDASKHVVEQFEATSTDGTKVPYFLVRPIAAPMDGSTPTILFGYGGFQIAFPPAYKPEMGKLWLENGGAFVIANIRGGGEFGPAWHQAALKENRQRAFDDFAAVARDLAARRITSPRRLGIYGRSNGGVLTSVSITQHPELYNAAVIESPLIDMLRYPDLPAGASWIGEYGDPRIPEEAAYIARYSGYQNLREGARYPRLYITTNTRDDRVHPGHARKFAARLGQMGYDHLYYEETSGGHSNDADPVANARRWARHYVYLSQQLMD from the coding sequence ATGCGTTCGGGGACCAAGGCCATACTGTCCATCGCGGCAATAAGCTGTCTCGCCACCACCGCCCTGGCCCAGTCCCGCCCCCCGCACATGCCCACGGACCTGTCCCCCGCAGGGGTCCGCGCCGCCGACGACCATCTGGCGCTGGAAGAGGTCGAGGGCGCCGAGGCCTTGGCCTTCGTCGCGTCGGAGAACGAGAAGAGCCTCGCCACCCTGACCGGCGACCCGCGCTACGAGACCTTCCGCCAGCAGGCCTTCGACATCCTGTCGGCCACCGACCGGACGCCGTCCCCCACCTTCCTCGGCGACGGCATCGGCAATTTCTGGCAGGACGCGGAGCACCCGAAAGGCATCTGGCGGCGCACCACGCTTGCCTCCTATCGGACGGCGACGCCCGAATGGGAGACCCTGCTCGACATCGACGCCCTGTCGGCGGCCGAAGGCAAGGACTGGGTCTGGAAGGGCGCCAACTGTCTGGCGCCGCAGGAGACCCGCTGCCTGATCTCCCTGTCAGACGGTGGCAAGGACGCCGTGGTGGTGCGCGAGTTCGACACCGTGGCCAAGGGCTTCGTCACCAACAACGGCTTCGTCCTGCCCGAGGGCAAGCACCGCATCGCCTGGCTGGATCGCGGCACGCTCCTGGTCGCCACCGATTTCGGGCTCGAGGACGGCAAGCCGACCCTGACCGAGAGCGGCTATCCTTTCATCGTCAAGGGCCTGCGCCGGGGCGGCACCCTGGCCGACGCCGGCGAGATGTTCCGGGGCGCCGCCACCGACGGCGGCTACGGCGTCAGCCCGGCCGTCTATCGCGACGGCGAGGGCAATATCCTGGGCGTGCTGGTCAACCGGCCGCTCGACACCTACCGCGCCGAGACCTGGATGCTGGACGGGTCGAACATGATCAAGCTGGTCCTGCCCGAGCGGATTTCGATCCAGGGCATGATCGACAAGCGGCTGGTCTTCACCCTGGACGAGGACTGGACCCGGCGCGAGGGCCAGAAGCGGACGGCGGGCTCCCTGCTGGCCGTGACCCTGAACACTTTGCGCCCGCCGACCCGCACCGGGGACCTGTTCATCTCGACCGAGGCCGACGTCGTCTTCACCCCCAATGCGCGCCAGTCGATCGAGGACGTGGCGGTCACCGACGAGAAGATCGTCGCGGTCGTCAACGACAACGTCAAAGGCCGCATCATCGCCTTCAACAACAACGCCACCCGACCCTGGACCTCCACCCTCCTGCCCGCCGCCGACAATGCGGCGGTGCATCTGGGTGACGTGGCGCGCAAGTCCGGCCAGGTCTTCTATACGTTCGAAGGCTTCCTGACGCCGTCCACCCTGGCCCTGGCCGACCTGACCGCCGCCACCGCCGACCGGATCAAGGTTTCGCCCGCCCGGTTCGATGCCTCGAAACACGTCGTCGAACAGTTCGAGGCGACCTCGACCGACGGGACCAAGGTGCCCTATTTCCTGGTCCGTCCGATCGCCGCGCCGATGGACGGATCGACCCCCACCATCCTGTTCGGCTACGGTGGGTTCCAGATCGCCTTCCCCCCCGCCTACAAGCCCGAGATGGGCAAGCTCTGGCTCGAGAACGGCGGGGCCTTCGTCATCGCCAACATCCGGGGCGGCGGCGAGTTCGGCCCGGCCTGGCACCAGGCGGCGCTCAAGGAAAACCGCCAGCGCGCCTTTGACGACTTCGCCGCCGTGGCCCGCGACCTTGCGGCCCGCCGCATCACCTCGCCGCGTCGCCTCGGCATCTATGGCCGGTCGAACGGCGGCGTGCTGACCTCGGTCTCGATCACCCAGCACCCGGAACTCTACAATGCGGCGGTGATCGAGAGCCCCCTGATCGACATGCTGCGCTATCCGGACCTGCCGGCGGGCGCGTCCTGGATCGGTGAATACGGCGACCCGCGCATCCCTGAGGAAGCCGCCTATATCGCCCGCTATTCCGGTTACCAGAACCTGCGCGAGGGGGCCCGCTACCCCCGGCTCTACATCACCACCAACACCCGCGATGACCGCGTCCACCCGGGCCATGCGCGCAAGTTCGCGGCCCGTTTGGGGCAAATGGGCTACGACCACCTCTATTACGAGGAGACCTCTGGCGGTCACTCCAACGACGCCGACCCGGTGGCGAACGCCCGCCGCTGGGCCAGGCATTACGTCTATCTGAGCCAGCAGCTGATGGATTAG
- a CDS encoding isoprenylcysteine carboxylmethyltransferase family protein, whose amino-acid sequence MTLAAAPDDRRFRLHRWLDAGERVAMLVLYGWLVWRFAASLSTTPANIMFLMSEGLIAAMVLLRRPTEQISVRPMDWLTGALGAFLPMLVIPASGGLSAGAVFLAVGFLISMGAKLSLRRSFGLIAANRGVKRSGLYAVVRHPMYLGYVIAYAGTLMLNPSVWNAVLLTLWLGFEIVRIYSEEAILMRDPAYQEHAKKVRFRLIPGVW is encoded by the coding sequence ATGACCCTCGCCGCCGCTCCCGACGATCGCCGTTTCCGCCTGCACCGCTGGCTCGACGCCGGCGAGCGGGTGGCCATGCTGGTCCTGTATGGCTGGCTGGTGTGGCGTTTCGCCGCCAGCCTTTCGACCACCCCGGCCAACATCATGTTCCTGATGTCCGAGGGTCTGATCGCGGCCATGGTACTGCTGCGCCGGCCGACCGAGCAGATCAGCGTCCGGCCGATGGACTGGCTGACCGGGGCGCTGGGGGCCTTTCTGCCCATGCTGGTGATCCCGGCCTCGGGCGGACTTTCCGCCGGGGCGGTGTTTCTGGCCGTGGGTTTCCTGATCTCGATGGGGGCCAAGCTGTCGCTGCGCCGCTCGTTCGGACTGATCGCCGCCAACCGGGGCGTGAAGCGGTCGGGGCTCTACGCCGTCGTCCGTCACCCGATGTATCTGGGCTATGTCATCGCCTATGCGGGGACGCTGATGCTGAACCCGTCGGTGTGGAACGCGGTCCTGCTGACCTTGTGGCTCGGGTTCGAGATCGTCCGCATCTATTCCGAAGAAGCCATTCTGATGCGCGACCCGGCCTATCAGGAGCACGCGAAGAAGGTCCGGTTCAGGCTGATCCCCGGCGTCTGGTAA
- a CDS encoding succinate dehydrogenase has protein sequence MSGAAKYKNGVRVSERHGAGEWTTEKVLLLLLMPLGLWVASSVFTLTGAGYDATLAWFANTLNAGLAIVTAIVFFGFASLAWKVIVEDYIHKPGTKTLLLALLNIVFLALTAASVFFIVRLALGSAPLPAGFGA, from the coding sequence GTGAGCGGTGCGGCCAAGTACAAGAACGGCGTCCGCGTCTCGGAACGCCACGGCGCGGGCGAGTGGACCACTGAAAAGGTCCTGCTGCTTCTGCTGATGCCCCTGGGCCTGTGGGTCGCCTCGAGCGTCTTCACCCTGACCGGGGCCGGTTACGACGCCACCCTGGCCTGGTTCGCCAACACCCTGAACGCGGGCCTGGCGATCGTCACGGCCATCGTCTTCTTCGGCTTCGCCAGCCTGGCCTGGAAGGTCATCGTCGAGGACTATATCCACAAGCCGGGGACCAAGACCCTGCTGCTGGCCCTGCTGAACATCGTCTTCCTGGCCCTTACGGCGGCCAGCGTCTTCTTCATCGTGCGGCTGGCGCTGGGATCTGCGCCGCTGCCTGCCGGTTTCGGAGCCTGA
- a CDS encoding DUF1223 domain-containing protein yields MSFKGWIIAGAVLAAGAVSVGTSAQPVAPARPPVRATPAEPVVVELFTAQGCSGCPAANRVVEALAQEPGVIALTYAVDYWDYLGWPDTFARPEFAQRQRAYLQAMRLRGVYTPQVIIDGRRQLSGARRADVQQAVDQEAERRVFPPQVEFREAGDRVGVGSGTAPEGGAEVWAVTYRPGPQSVTVGGGDNRGRVVRHVNVVRSLNRLGPWTGRPVLYDLPEAEAGEAVAVLVQARADRRILTAATL; encoded by the coding sequence ATGAGCTTCAAGGGCTGGATCATCGCGGGGGCCGTGCTCGCCGCCGGAGCCGTGTCGGTCGGCACCTCGGCTCAGCCGGTCGCGCCCGCCCGGCCGCCCGTTCGCGCCACCCCCGCCGAGCCCGTCGTGGTCGAGCTGTTCACCGCCCAGGGCTGTTCGGGCTGCCCCGCCGCCAACCGCGTGGTCGAGGCCCTGGCGCAGGAGCCCGGCGTGATCGCCCTGACCTATGCGGTCGACTACTGGGACTATCTGGGCTGGCCCGACACCTTCGCCCGACCCGAATTCGCCCAGCGCCAGCGGGCCTATCTGCAGGCCATGCGTCTGCGCGGCGTCTATACGCCCCAGGTCATCATCGACGGCCGTCGCCAGCTATCGGGCGCGCGCCGCGCTGACGTCCAGCAGGCCGTCGACCAGGAGGCCGAGCGCCGCGTCTTCCCGCCCCAGGTCGAGTTCCGGGAAGCCGGCGACCGCGTCGGCGTCGGCTCCGGCACCGCGCCCGAAGGCGGCGCCGAGGTCTGGGCCGTCACCTATCGCCCGGGCCCGCAGAGCGTCACCGTCGGCGGCGGCGACAACCGGGGCCGGGTGGTGCGCCACGTCAATGTGGTCCGCTCGCTGAACCGGCTGGGTCCCTGGACCGGGCGACCGGTGCTGTACGACCTGCCCGAAGCCGAGGCGGGCGAGGCGGTTGCGGTGCTGGTCCAGGCGAGGGCCGATCGAAGGATCCTGACGGCCGCCACCCTCTGA
- a CDS encoding prolyl oligopeptidase family serine peptidase gives MIRSLVSAAALSVAMGTFAMAQVAGSAPTPPNPPLAEGAFATSDATDPYLWLEEVDGARAMEWVNAHNTRTFAVLQGDPRYEGLHQQALDIVQSRDRIPAVGWNRDGTLSNFWQDAEHVRGLWRQTTVDSYRTATPEWETILDIDALATAEGKNWVYKGTNCLPPEERLCLVSLSDGGKDAVVLREFDAVSRTFVEGGFVLPESKGGAAWIDADTLLISRDFGPGTLTTSGYPMVVKRLKRGQSIDQAETLFTGQPTDVSVSGYTLRDADGAVKAVLINRGVSFYESETWLLNTDGTTRKLDLPAKSDINGLVAGQLVVSIKQDWTAPSGQDFKTGDVIAWNLDAWLGDPRAEAKLVIRPTERQAIEGIGTTRNRLIVALYDNVRGSVQVYDPSDWSHERMALPENVTVGVGSGSDTDDRVFVSVSGYLTPSTLYLADAAGTGAEVIKSLPAKFDATGMRVDQFEATSADGTKIPYFVVHKDDIQMDGSNPTILYGYGGFESSLLPGYSATVGKLWLERGGVYVIANTRGGGEFGPKWHEAALQENRQRAHEDFQAVALDLEARRITSQPKLGIMGGSQGGLFMGAMLTQRPDLINAAVIQVPLFDMLRFHKLLAGASWIAEYGNPDVPVERAWIQQYSPYQNLRAGRPYPEVFIHTSTKDDRVHPGHARKAAARLEELGYPVLFYENTDGGHAAGANLRETARRLALEYTYLTRRLMDAPAQE, from the coding sequence ATGATCCGTTCGCTCGTCTCCGCCGCCGCCCTTTCCGTCGCAATGGGAACCTTTGCCATGGCCCAGGTCGCAGGTTCGGCGCCGACCCCGCCCAATCCGCCGCTGGCGGAGGGGGCTTTCGCCACCTCGGACGCGACCGATCCCTATCTGTGGCTGGAAGAGGTGGACGGGGCGCGGGCGATGGAGTGGGTCAATGCCCACAACACCCGCACCTTCGCCGTGCTTCAGGGCGACCCGCGTTATGAGGGGCTGCACCAGCAGGCCTTGGACATCGTCCAGTCCCGCGACCGGATCCCGGCCGTGGGCTGGAACCGCGACGGCACGCTGAGCAATTTCTGGCAGGACGCGGAGCACGTCCGCGGCCTGTGGCGCCAGACCACCGTCGACAGCTATCGCACCGCGACCCCGGAGTGGGAGACGATCCTGGACATCGACGCCCTGGCCACCGCCGAGGGCAAGAACTGGGTCTACAAGGGGACCAACTGCCTGCCCCCCGAGGAGCGGCTGTGCCTGGTGTCCCTGTCGGACGGCGGCAAGGACGCGGTGGTGCTGCGCGAGTTTGATGCCGTGTCCAGGACCTTCGTGGAGGGCGGTTTCGTCCTGCCGGAATCCAAGGGGGGTGCCGCCTGGATCGATGCCGACACCCTGTTGATCTCGCGCGACTTCGGCCCCGGCACCCTGACCACCTCGGGCTATCCGATGGTGGTCAAGCGGCTCAAGCGCGGTCAGTCGATCGACCAGGCCGAGACCCTGTTCACCGGGCAGCCCACGGACGTCTCGGTCAGCGGCTATACGCTGCGCGATGCCGACGGGGCGGTGAAGGCGGTGCTGATCAATCGCGGCGTCTCCTTCTACGAGAGCGAGACCTGGCTGCTGAACACCGACGGCACGACGCGCAAGCTGGATCTGCCGGCCAAGTCGGACATCAACGGCCTGGTCGCGGGTCAGCTGGTCGTCTCGATCAAGCAGGACTGGACCGCGCCATCGGGCCAGGACTTCAAGACCGGCGACGTCATCGCCTGGAATCTCGACGCCTGGCTGGGCGACCCCAGGGCCGAGGCCAAACTGGTCATCCGCCCGACCGAGCGTCAGGCGATCGAGGGCATCGGCACGACCCGCAACCGTCTGATCGTCGCCCTGTACGACAATGTCCGGGGTTCGGTTCAGGTCTATGATCCGTCGGACTGGAGCCATGAGCGGATGGCCCTGCCCGAGAACGTCACGGTCGGCGTCGGGTCCGGCTCCGACACCGACGATCGCGTCTTCGTCAGCGTTTCGGGCTATCTGACGCCCTCGACCCTGTATCTGGCCGATGCGGCGGGTACGGGCGCGGAGGTGATCAAGTCCCTGCCCGCCAAGTTCGACGCCACCGGAATGCGCGTCGATCAGTTCGAGGCGACCTCGGCGGACGGGACGAAAATCCCCTATTTCGTGGTTCACAAGGACGACATCCAGATGGACGGGTCGAACCCGACCATCCTGTACGGCTATGGCGGGTTCGAGAGCTCGCTGCTGCCCGGCTATTCGGCCACGGTCGGCAAGCTGTGGCTGGAACGCGGCGGGGTCTATGTGATCGCCAACACCCGCGGCGGCGGCGAGTTCGGACCCAAGTGGCACGAGGCGGCGCTGCAGGAGAACCGCCAGCGGGCCCACGAGGACTTCCAGGCCGTGGCGCTCGATCTCGAGGCGCGGCGCATCACGTCCCAGCCCAAGCTCGGCATCATGGGCGGCTCTCAAGGGGGTCTGTTCATGGGGGCGATGCTGACCCAGCGGCCGGACCTGATCAACGCCGCCGTCATCCAGGTGCCCCTGTTCGACATGCTGCGCTTCCACAAGTTGCTGGCCGGGGCCAGCTGGATCGCCGAATACGGCAACCCGGACGTGCCGGTCGAACGCGCCTGGATCCAGCAGTATTCGCCCTATCAGAACCTGAGGGCGGGGCGACCCTATCCGGAGGTCTTCATCCACACCTCGACCAAGGACGACCGCGTCCATCCGGGCCATGCGAGGAAGGCCGCCGCCCGGCTGGAGGAACTTGGCTATCCGGTGCTGTTCTATGAAAACACGGACGGCGGACACGCCGCGGGGGCGAATCTGCGTGAAACCGCGCGTCGGCTGGCGCTGGAGTACACCTATCTGACGCGGCGGTTGATGGACGCCCCCGCGCAGGAATAG
- a CDS encoding tetratricopeptide repeat protein — protein MSDAAGPIARPDLSAAVARYGKTGSQEELEILIASGVPGAQAFLDGLTAIKARDFPAACRAWGTAADVSAEAAHFTAECYQNGYEGAPKDMARAVALYTAAGEGGYAKSLCALGNLYAFGEGVPADPARGFALCRRGAEAGDPDAQTDLGNFYGRGEGVQRDYGQARFWYEQAASQNQRNAAFQRATMAWNGLGGPVDRVEAGIWFEKAYSVGRKDAALLIGRSALTRAVPNAPVGPVDLVLLAEARRWILIATTEDPEPEGRAAAAVLAAQISGYEALARQDSRVPST, from the coding sequence TTGTCCGATGCGGCGGGGCCGATCGCGCGTCCAGACCTGAGCGCCGCCGTCGCCCGCTATGGCAAGACAGGGTCGCAGGAAGAACTCGAAATCCTTATCGCCTCAGGAGTTCCGGGGGCACAGGCTTTCCTTGATGGTCTGACCGCGATCAAGGCGCGGGATTTCCCGGCCGCCTGCCGCGCTTGGGGTACGGCGGCGGACGTCTCCGCCGAAGCGGCCCATTTCACTGCCGAATGTTATCAGAACGGCTATGAAGGTGCCCCGAAGGACATGGCTCGCGCGGTTGCCCTTTATACGGCGGCGGGCGAGGGCGGCTATGCCAAGTCGCTGTGCGCGTTGGGCAACCTCTACGCCTTCGGCGAGGGAGTGCCTGCCGATCCGGCAAGGGGTTTCGCCCTGTGCCGTCGGGGTGCCGAAGCGGGCGATCCTGACGCCCAGACCGATCTCGGTAATTTCTATGGTCGAGGCGAAGGCGTTCAGCGCGACTACGGGCAGGCGCGCTTCTGGTATGAGCAGGCCGCCTCGCAGAACCAGAGGAATGCGGCTTTCCAACGCGCAACTATGGCGTGGAACGGCCTTGGCGGGCCCGTCGACCGGGTCGAAGCCGGGATCTGGTTCGAGAAGGCCTATTCCGTCGGTCGAAAGGACGCCGCTCTTCTCATCGGGCGATCTGCGCTCACCCGTGCAGTACCGAATGCTCCTGTTGGCCCAGTTGATCTTGTACTCCTCGCCGAGGCGAGGCGCTGGATATTGATCGCGACGACCGAAGACCCCGAGCCGGAAGGCCGGGCGGCGGCTGCGGTACTGGCTGCACAGATAAGCGGATACGAAGCTCTTGCGCGACAGGACAGCAGAGTACCGTCGACTTAG
- a CDS encoding EipA family protein, translated as MHRRNLIRSGLAVAATTALPLGLGACASTGRQPNDPAYPISSDSAAPAYTADELVAAGSRELGIAAESMGSVIERIFADQGDRPTAYIAGEEGAGAAGIGLRYGRGALHMKDGQAPQDVFWQGISIGWDVGGNASRVFTLCYGLYAPDAIYRRYPGVEGSAYLIGGLGVNYQRADGIVLAPVRTGVGLRLGANVGTMAYSRQRNVLPF; from the coding sequence ATGCATCGCCGCAATCTGATCCGCTCCGGTCTCGCCGTCGCCGCGACCACGGCCCTTCCGCTGGGACTCGGAGCCTGCGCCTCCACGGGACGCCAGCCCAACGACCCCGCCTATCCGATCTCCTCGGACAGCGCCGCGCCCGCCTATACCGCCGACGAACTGGTCGCAGCCGGGTCGCGTGAGCTGGGCATCGCGGCCGAGAGCATGGGTTCGGTCATCGAGCGCATCTTCGCCGATCAGGGCGACCGCCCGACCGCCTATATCGCAGGTGAAGAAGGCGCCGGCGCCGCCGGCATCGGCCTGCGTTACGGACGCGGTGCCCTGCACATGAAGGACGGCCAGGCCCCGCAGGACGTCTTCTGGCAGGGAATCTCGATCGGCTGGGACGTCGGAGGCAATGCGTCGCGGGTCTTCACCCTGTGCTACGGCCTGTATGCGCCGGACGCCATCTACCGTCGCTATCCGGGGGTCGAGGGCTCGGCCTATCTGATCGGCGGCCTGGGCGTGAACTATCAGCGCGCGGACGGCATCGTGCTCGCGCCGGTGCGCACCGGCGTGGGCCTGCGTCTCGGTGCCAACGTCGGGACCATGGCCTACAGCCGCCAGCGGAACGTCCTGCCCTTCTGA